From the genome of Marixanthomonas ophiurae, one region includes:
- a CDS encoding superoxide dismutase family protein has protein sequence MKKVSILFSALAFMAFTSCNDGKKKDEKEMDKMEKDEMMKEKKEMMKEKTVTIQLESKSESSATGTVSFTEKDGVVKMEAKLTGLEPGMHAIHIHEKGDCSAPDGKSAGGHWNPTFEQHGKWGDAEGYHKGDIGNFEANENGDGSIAMQTDEWCIGCDDSKKNILGKGIIVHQGADDFTSQPSGAAGARVSCGGIIE, from the coding sequence ATGAAAAAAGTAAGTATATTATTTTCAGCCCTTGCCTTTATGGCTTTTACAAGCTGTAACGACGGCAAGAAAAAGGATGAGAAAGAAATGGATAAGATGGAAAAGGACGAGATGATGAAAGAAAAGAAAGAGATGATGAAGGAAAAGACCGTCACCATTCAATTAGAGTCTAAAAGTGAAAGCAGTGCTACTGGTACCGTCTCATTTACCGAAAAAGACGGCGTTGTAAAGATGGAAGCAAAATTAACTGGTTTAGAACCAGGTATGCACGCAATTCATATTCATGAGAAAGGTGATTGCTCCGCTCCCGATGGTAAATCTGCTGGAGGACATTGGAACCCTACTTTTGAACAACACGGAAAATGGGGTGATGCAGAAGGATATCATAAAGGTGATATTGGTAACTTTGAAGCCAATGAAAACGGCGACGGTTCTATTGCAATGCAAACCGATGAGTGGTGCATAGGCTGTGATGATTCTAAGAAAAATATTTTAGGAAAAGGAATTATTGTACACCAAGGTGCCGACGATTTTACGTCTCAACCTTCAGGTGCAGCTGGAGCTCGTGTGAGCTGTGGTGGAATTATTGAGTAA
- a CDS encoding YdeI/OmpD-associated family protein produces MSLKSSKRFEVTVEDTHAIYLPEEIVSPFLKEKNTRVKVKAFFESNEIEFHAALRKRLGRYVITFGKRYQKELGIFPSDYFQMQLYEDTTKYGVVMPKEMEAVFESDPEASETFENFSDGKKRSLIYYVKRFKMPQTRINKALLISENIKMGIIDQRELVKKHY; encoded by the coding sequence ATGAGTTTAAAAAGTTCTAAGCGGTTTGAAGTAACAGTGGAAGACACTCACGCTATTTATCTTCCTGAAGAAATAGTTTCGCCCTTTCTAAAAGAAAAAAACACTCGCGTAAAGGTCAAGGCTTTTTTTGAAAGTAATGAAATTGAATTTCATGCTGCCTTACGGAAACGATTGGGTCGCTATGTAATAACTTTTGGAAAAAGATATCAGAAAGAATTAGGCATTTTCCCTTCCGATTATTTTCAAATGCAATTGTATGAAGACACTACTAAATATGGTGTCGTTATGCCGAAAGAAATGGAGGCGGTATTTGAAAGCGATCCAGAAGCTTCAGAGACCTTCGAAAATTTTTCCGATGGAAAAAAACGCTCCCTAATTTATTATGTAAAACGTTTTAAAATGCCACAAACCCGAATTAACAAGGCATTGCTTATTTCAGAAAACATAAAAATGGGCATTATAGATCAACGAGAGTTGGTTAAAAAACATTATTAA